A region of Reichenbachiella carrageenanivorans DNA encodes the following proteins:
- a CDS encoding histidine kinase → MTGSIHLIYDKTLTLIMDLLHAKSAAILSMGDHSLTIERLLTKGKVQRLGDKITDQPHLLQTISEMKEPSVVSSEIFRELTIYKVLNKAHYYVFPCLDSHMSVIAVIIIPIEKLSAFNAEDFSLVHVVGQRLSVELEKSRVIIERDRLSEFNASILESLDEVTWDYSIAKQQMSWFGAISKVFGYQKEDMGSSLNFFLSKVHPSDQVELEDRLIMNKQVNEKFILDFQFDHGDHGFNWLRIEGVMHSDVQGRAERVLGVIKNVHNEKRAEILRIRAMIKAKDSERKRIASEIHDSLGQTLSVARLELDSLSELYQEVSFKEKMKSVSDLIAGAIQESRAISHDLMPPALVDYGLIPALETMINQVDRSSGVNFSFFHNGIDERFEEEFETNVYRICQEGINNILKHAQAKNATVQVIRHPNYVYVSIEDDGVGFSQSSKAGDGAGLGLKNMANRVAYLGGKIDFESNNGSIITIEILV, encoded by the coding sequence GTGACCGGTAGCATACATCTCATCTACGATAAGACACTTACTCTGATTATGGACTTGCTCCATGCGAAGAGTGCGGCGATATTGAGTATGGGAGATCATAGTTTGACAATAGAGCGACTATTGACTAAAGGAAAAGTACAGCGGTTGGGAGATAAAATCACCGATCAGCCCCATTTGCTTCAGACCATTAGCGAGATGAAAGAACCTTCAGTTGTTTCATCGGAGATATTTCGGGAGTTGACAATCTACAAGGTTTTGAATAAGGCACACTACTATGTGTTTCCTTGTTTGGATAGTCACATGAGTGTGATTGCCGTGATTATTATTCCTATCGAAAAACTTAGTGCATTCAATGCGGAAGATTTTTCACTTGTACATGTGGTTGGTCAGCGTTTGTCTGTGGAGTTGGAGAAAAGTCGGGTAATTATAGAGCGTGATCGGTTGAGCGAATTCAATGCCTCCATTTTAGAATCTTTGGATGAGGTGACTTGGGATTATTCTATAGCCAAACAGCAGATGAGTTGGTTTGGAGCGATTTCCAAAGTCTTTGGTTATCAGAAAGAAGACATGGGTAGTAGCCTTAATTTTTTTTTAAGCAAGGTTCATCCATCAGATCAAGTAGAACTCGAAGATCGACTGATTATGAATAAACAAGTGAATGAAAAATTCATATTGGATTTTCAATTCGATCATGGAGATCATGGATTCAATTGGCTAAGGATAGAAGGAGTGATGCATAGTGATGTTCAGGGAAGGGCTGAGCGCGTACTGGGCGTTATCAAAAATGTACACAATGAAAAGCGAGCCGAAATATTAAGGATTCGCGCCATGATAAAAGCCAAGGATAGCGAACGCAAGCGTATCGCATCCGAAATTCATGATAGTTTAGGGCAGACCTTGTCTGTAGCTCGTTTAGAGTTGGATTCACTTTCCGAACTTTATCAAGAAGTATCGTTTAAAGAGAAAATGAAAAGTGTATCAGACTTAATCGCAGGAGCTATTCAGGAGAGCAGGGCTATTTCTCATGACCTGATGCCTCCAGCCTTAGTTGATTACGGTTTGATACCAGCATTGGAGACGATGATCAATCAAGTAGATCGATCATCAGGGGTCAATTTTAGTTTTTTCCATAATGGAATAGACGAGCGGTTTGAGGAAGAGTTCGAAACCAACGTTTACCGGATTTGCCAAGAAGGAATCAATAATATTTTGAAGCATGCCCAAGCTAAAAATGCTACCGTTCAGGTGATTAGACATCCTAATTATGTTTATGTTAGTATAGAAGACGACGGAGTGGGCTTCTCGCAAAGCAGTAAAGCAGGAGATGGCGCTGGTTTAGGTCTGAAAAACATGGCCAACCGAGTAGCCTACTTAGGAGGAAAAATAGATTTTGAGTCAAACAACGGATCAATCATAACCATTGAAATATTAGTCTAA